AGCAAGGAAGTCAAATAAGAAGGGCGTCAAAACATATTCCTGATACAATAGTTGAAGGATATGGCAGAAAAATAAATAAAGAAGAGTTTATCAGATTTCTTATTTTTACTCATTCATCAAGTGATGAGGTTACTTCACAAATTTTCATGTTAAACCGACTTTACCCTGAATTAATAAATTGGATGGAATTGCATAAAGAATAAGGAATCAGGAAAAAAGATTAATAATTTTATTCAATATGTTGAAAAAGATTGGAAGTCAAAAAAATAGAATACTTAAACAAACCTGAAACCTGAAACTTAAAACCTGAAACTTGAAACCTGCAACCCCAAATACCAATAACCTAAAAACTATTCACATTATCGAATCCCCCCGCGATGCCATGCAGGGATTGAAAACCATTATTCCTGCTGATCGTAAAATACAGTATAT
The window above is part of the Sphingobacteriales bacterium genome. Proteins encoded here:
- a CDS encoding four helix bundle protein, whose product is MSSYRDSEIFKISFELAIKVHNISLKLPTLELYEQGSQIRRASKHIPDTIVEGYGRKINKEEFIRFLIFTHSSSDEVTSQIFMLNRLYPELINWMELHKE